In a genomic window of Streptomyces pristinaespiralis:
- the leuC gene encoding 3-isopropylmalate dehydratase large subunit, translating to MGRTLAEKVWDDHVVRRAEGEPDLLFIDLHLLHEVTSPQAFDGLRKNGRQVRRLDLTIATEDHNTPTIDIDKPIADPVSRVQLETLRKNCAEFGVRLHPLGDVEQGVVHVVGPQLGLTQPGTTVVCGDSHTSTHGAFGALAFGIGTSQVEHVLATQTLPLARPKTMAITVEGELPDGVTAKDLILAIIAKIGTGGGQGYILEYRGSAIEKLSMEARMTICNMSIEAGARAGMIAPDRTTFDYLQGRDHAPQGADWDAAVEYWKTLRTDDDAVFDAEVFIDAAELAPFVTWGTNPGQGAPLSGHVPDPASYEDASERLAAEKALEYMGLTAGQPLRDINVDTVFVGSCTNGRIEDLRNAAAILDGRKVARGVRMLVVPGSVRVALQAVEEGLDKVFKEAGAEWRHAGCSMCLGMNPDQLAPGERSASTSNRNFEGRQGKGGRTHLVSPQVAAATAVLGHLASPADLSETPAPAGV from the coding sequence ATGGGTAGGACACTCGCGGAGAAGGTCTGGGACGACCATGTCGTCCGGCGCGCCGAGGGCGAGCCCGACCTCCTCTTCATCGATCTGCATCTGCTGCACGAGGTGACCAGCCCCCAGGCCTTCGACGGTCTGCGGAAGAACGGCCGGCAGGTGCGCCGCCTCGACCTCACCATCGCGACCGAGGACCACAACACCCCGACCATCGACATCGACAAGCCGATCGCCGACCCGGTCTCCCGCGTCCAGCTGGAGACCCTGCGCAAGAACTGCGCCGAGTTCGGCGTACGGCTGCACCCGCTGGGCGATGTCGAGCAGGGCGTCGTGCACGTCGTCGGCCCTCAGCTGGGCCTGACCCAGCCCGGCACCACCGTGGTCTGCGGTGACTCGCACACCTCCACGCACGGCGCGTTCGGAGCGCTGGCCTTCGGTATCGGCACCTCCCAGGTCGAGCACGTGCTGGCCACCCAGACGCTGCCCTTGGCCCGCCCCAAGACCATGGCCATCACCGTCGAGGGCGAGCTGCCCGACGGTGTCACCGCCAAGGACCTGATCCTCGCGATCATCGCGAAGATCGGCACCGGCGGCGGCCAGGGCTACATCCTCGAATACCGCGGCTCGGCCATCGAGAAGCTGTCGATGGAAGCCCGGATGACCATCTGCAACATGTCGATCGAGGCCGGCGCCCGCGCCGGCATGATCGCCCCCGACCGCACCACCTTCGACTACCTCCAGGGCCGCGACCACGCGCCCCAGGGAGCCGACTGGGACGCTGCGGTCGAGTACTGGAAGACGCTGCGTACCGACGACGACGCGGTGTTCGACGCCGAGGTCTTCATCGACGCCGCGGAACTCGCCCCGTTCGTCACCTGGGGCACCAACCCCGGCCAGGGCGCGCCGTTGTCGGGACACGTCCCCGACCCTGCTTCGTACGAGGACGCGTCGGAGCGCCTGGCCGCGGAAAAGGCCCTGGAATACATGGGGTTGACCGCAGGACAGCCGCTGCGTGACATCAACGTGGACACCGTCTTCGTAGGCTCCTGCACCAACGGGCGCATCGAGGACCTGCGCAACGCCGCCGCGATCCTGGACGGCCGCAAAGTCGCGAGAGGCGTACGGATGCTGGTCGTCCCCGGCTCGGTCCGCGTCGCGCTCCAGGCCGTGGAAGAGGGTCTGGACAAGGTCTTCAAGGAGGCCGGGGCCGAATGGCGGCACGCCGGCTGCTCCATGTGCCTCGGCATGAACCCGGACCAACTCGCGCCCGGCGAGCGCTCCGCCTCCACCTCCAACCGCAACTTCGAGGGCAGGCAGGGCAAGGGCGGCCGCACGCACCTGGTCTCCCCGCAGGTCGCCGCCGCCACCGCGGTTCTGGGCCACCTCGCCTCGCCCGCCGACCTGTCCGAAACCCCTGCGCCCGCCGGAGTCTGA
- a CDS encoding sensor histidine kinase: protein MQGRFKRDGNSAAEQEPRGGTDRGSSPQHTHNQGPAAPGDGGERTGRAGAKASGAKPSGAKASPADAAGSPARPKGPTDTGSRIALRNWRISTRLVSLLTLPVVAATTLGGLRINESMDDMKQLDHMQLLTKMTTEATELAHALQQERDLSAGPLANGSVDTDFKVSGPRTQTDRARKAFLEATRSIPNKDDDEALESIRANANQIAVQVNNLNTIRNTAYKGKVPKSQTVEGYSRLIESLLSLSQDMAQATSNPEMIKRTRALAAFSSAKEYASIQRAIIAAALPGGDDAETPGLTENDRLYGQAALENGETELKSFKAIYESTGGDSEELTAPLENENPTITAAEQYAKRVLENENGLAQLPIRSHLDWTDDYSVRINAMKTIEQTLLGQMEAEARKLREASQQDAIINGALILIVLGVSLVGAFVVARSMIRSLRRLQDTATKVAQDRLPELVKQLSESDPQDVDTSVESVGVHSRDEIGKVAAAFDDVHREAVRLAAEQALLRGNVNAMFTNLSRRSQGLIQRQLSLISELESREADPDQLSSLFKLDHLATRMRRNGENLLVLAGEEPGRRWTRPVPLVDVLRAAASEVEQYERIELASVPATEVAGRVVNDLVHLLAELLENATSFSSPQTKVRVTGHALPDGRVLVEIHDTGIGLSPEDLAAINERLASPPTVDVSVSRRMGLFVVGRLSLRHGIRIQLRPSDSGGTTALVMLPVDVAHGGKKAPAMPGAGGQGGPAPVGGGGAPAGLPGRPGGPGAGRPGLGGGNGGGGNSGGPLGGAPAGAGSAPGSRLGAGAARGQVGAGSAPRAALPARDDAGRPAQGMHSAPGMQGQGQQSQGQQGQGGRPGQTQDPSRQGGVFGGGRGAQGAPARNEAPQNGFQKGAAPAAGDRGRQLPPPGGPRAELPGGPAPRRDEPVPPRPQRPQTTSWGSDQPSQPQRPSADAPRGHEDHDSNHGPGSTAEFARPDYNAGPPQPGLPAGPSSTGQFVRPDVYGASNQSPAGQYGRPEAQDPASTAQFARPDFGAPQPPAPHRRDESSFAPPRPAAGLPAPQQPEALPPAGPGDGRTPLYDTLETNWFRGVQGGGRPADEQQAPAERPAQPAPQRNPAQSPATPGNAHHASGAWRSSPNDELVRQAERVRKPAAGGVTTSGLPRRVPRANLVPGTAQEQNHQAGPQVSRAPDDVRGRLTNLRRGIQQGRQQNSSTTGSFNLGPSHQQER from the coding sequence GTGCAGGGACGTTTCAAGAGGGATGGCAACAGCGCGGCGGAACAGGAGCCGCGCGGCGGGACCGACCGCGGCTCCTCGCCCCAGCACACCCACAACCAGGGACCGGCGGCCCCCGGCGACGGCGGTGAGCGCACCGGCCGCGCCGGCGCCAAGGCGTCCGGAGCCAAGCCGTCAGGCGCCAAGGCCTCCCCGGCCGACGCCGCCGGCTCACCGGCCAGGCCCAAGGGCCCCACGGACACCGGTTCGCGAATAGCGCTGCGCAACTGGCGCATCAGCACGCGTCTGGTGTCGCTGCTCACCCTGCCGGTCGTCGCGGCGACCACGCTGGGCGGACTCCGTATCAACGAGTCCATGGACGACATGAAGCAGCTGGACCACATGCAGCTGCTCACCAAGATGACGACGGAAGCGACCGAGCTGGCGCACGCGCTCCAGCAGGAGCGTGACCTCTCCGCCGGCCCGCTGGCCAACGGCTCCGTCGACACCGACTTCAAGGTCTCCGGCCCGCGCACCCAGACCGACCGCGCCCGCAAGGCCTTCCTCGAGGCCACCCGTTCCATCCCGAACAAGGACGACGACGAGGCGCTGGAGTCGATCCGCGCCAACGCGAACCAGATCGCGGTCCAGGTCAACAACCTCAACACCATCCGGAACACGGCCTACAAGGGCAAGGTTCCGAAGTCGCAGACGGTGGAGGGTTACAGCCGTCTGATCGAGTCGCTGCTGAGCCTCTCCCAGGACATGGCCCAGGCGACCAGCAACCCGGAGATGATCAAGCGCACGCGCGCCCTGGCGGCGTTCTCCTCCGCCAAGGAGTACGCGTCGATCCAGCGCGCCATCATCGCCGCGGCCCTGCCCGGCGGTGACGACGCGGAGACGCCCGGCCTCACGGAGAACGACCGCCTCTACGGACAGGCGGCGCTCGAGAACGGTGAGACCGAGCTCAAGAGCTTCAAGGCGATCTACGAGTCCACCGGCGGTGACTCCGAGGAACTGACGGCGCCGCTGGAGAACGAGAACCCGACGATCACGGCGGCCGAGCAGTACGCCAAGCGCGTCCTGGAGAACGAGAACGGCCTCGCGCAGCTGCCGATCCGTTCCCACCTGGACTGGACCGACGACTACTCGGTCCGCATCAACGCGATGAAGACCATCGAGCAGACGCTGCTCGGCCAGATGGAGGCCGAGGCGCGCAAGCTGCGCGAGGCGTCCCAGCAGGACGCCATCATCAACGGTGCGCTGATCCTCATCGTCCTCGGTGTGTCCCTCGTCGGCGCGTTCGTCGTGGCCCGCTCCATGATCCGTTCGCTCCGCCGGCTGCAGGACACCGCGACCAAGGTCGCCCAGGACCGTCTGCCCGAGCTGGTCAAGCAGCTCTCCGAGTCCGACCCGCAGGACGTCGACACCTCCGTCGAGTCCGTCGGTGTCCACTCCCGCGACGAGATCGGCAAGGTGGCCGCGGCCTTCGACGACGTGCACCGCGAGGCGGTCCGCCTCGCCGCCGAGCAGGCGCTGCTGCGAGGCAACGTCAACGCGATGTTCACCAACCTCTCGCGCCGCAGCCAGGGTCTTATCCAGCGCCAGCTCTCGCTCATCTCCGAGCTGGAGTCGCGCGAGGCCGACCCGGACCAGCTGTCCTCGCTGTTCAAGCTCGACCACCTCGCGACCCGTATGCGCCGGAACGGCGAGAACCTCCTGGTCCTCGCGGGTGAGGAGCCGGGTCGCCGGTGGACCCGCCCCGTGCCGCTGGTCGACGTGCTCCGTGCCGCCGCCTCCGAGGTGGAGCAGTACGAGCGCATCGAGCTGGCCTCCGTGCCCGCCACCGAGGTCGCGGGCCGCGTCGTCAACGACCTCGTGCACCTGCTCGCAGAGCTGCTGGAGAACGCCACCTCGTTCTCCTCGCCGCAGACCAAGGTCCGGGTCACCGGTCACGCGCTGCCCGACGGCCGCGTCCTGGTCGAGATCCACGACACCGGCATCGGCCTCTCCCCCGAGGACCTCGCCGCGATCAACGAGCGGCTGGCGTCGCCGCCCACCGTGGACGTCTCGGTCTCCCGCCGCATGGGTCTGTTCGTGGTCGGCCGCCTGTCCCTGCGACACGGCATCCGCATCCAGCTGCGCCCCTCCGACTCCGGCGGCACGACCGCGCTGGTCATGCTGCCCGTCGATGTCGCCCACGGCGGCAAGAAGGCTCCGGCGATGCCCGGTGCGGGCGGCCAGGGCGGGCCCGCGCCGGTCGGCGGCGGCGGTGCCCCGGCCGGTCTGCCCGGCCGTCCCGGCGGCCCCGGCGCCGGCCGTCCCGGCCTCGGCGGCGGCAACGGGGGCGGCGGCAACAGCGGCGGCCCGCTCGGCGGTGCTCCCGCGGGTGCGGGAAGTGCCCCCGGCAGCCGGCTCGGCGCCGGTGCGGCTCGCGGCCAGGTCGGTGCCGGTTCGGCGCCGCGCGCCGCGCTGCCCGCCCGTGACGACGCCGGCCGTCCGGCCCAGGGCATGCACAGCGCCCCGGGCATGCAGGGCCAGGGCCAGCAGAGCCAGGGCCAGCAGGGTCAGGGCGGCAGGCCCGGTCAGACGCAGGACCCCTCCCGTCAGGGCGGCGTGTTCGGCGGCGGCCGTGGCGCACAGGGTGCTCCCGCGCGGAACGAGGCTCCCCAGAACGGCTTCCAGAAGGGTGCGGCGCCCGCCGCGGGCGACCGCGGCCGTCAGCTGCCCCCGCCCGGCGGTCCCCGTGCCGAGCTGCCCGGCGGCCCCGCGCCCCGGCGCGACGAGCCCGTACCGCCGCGCCCGCAGCGCCCGCAGACCACCAGCTGGGGCAGTGACCAGCCGTCGCAGCCGCAGCGTCCGTCCGCGGACGCGCCGCGCGGTCACGAGGACCACGACAGCAACCATGGCCCGGGATCGACCGCCGAGTTCGCGCGGCCCGACTACAACGCGGGTCCGCCGCAGCCCGGCCTGCCGGCCGGCCCTTCCTCGACGGGGCAGTTCGTGCGCCCCGACGTGTACGGGGCGTCGAACCAGTCCCCGGCCGGCCAGTACGGCCGTCCGGAGGCGCAGGACCCGGCGTCCACCGCCCAGTTCGCCCGCCCGGACTTCGGAGCGCCGCAGCCGCCCGCCCCGCACCGGCGGGACGAGTCGAGTTTCGCGCCGCCGCGTCCGGCGGCCGGGCTGCCCGCCCCGCAGCAGCCGGAGGCCCTGCCCCCGGCCGGGCCCGGCGACGGCCGTACCCCCCTGTACGACACCCTGGAGACCAACTGGTTCCGCGGTGTGCAGGGTGGCGGCCGGCCCGCCGACGAGCAGCAGGCACCGGCGGAGCGTCCCGCTCAGCCGGCGCCGCAGCGCAACCCCGCGCAGAGCCCGGCGACCCCGGGCAACGCGCACCACGCGAGCGGTGCCTGGCGCTCCTCGCCCAACGACGAGTTGGTACGTCAGGCCGAGCGGGTCAGGAAGCCCGCGGCCGGCGGCGTCACCACCTCCGGCCTGCCCCGGCGGGTCCCGCGCGCCAACCTCGTGCCGGGCACCGCTCAGGAGCAGAACCACCAGGCCGGTCCGCAGGTTTCGCGCGCGCCTGATGACGTGCGCGGCAGGCTGACCAATCTCCGCCGGGGCATCCAGCAAGGCCGTCAGCAGAACAGCTCGACGACCGGAAGCTTCAACCTCGGCCCCTCTCACCAGCAGGAGCGTTAG
- a CDS encoding DUF4241 domain-containing protein encodes MPMPAPDFSWHFTPGNRFEEEGGQAGTMSVIPAGELWLPTGRVVACDPFVSLGTGESEPFTAEVPPGRYRVECAVATITEFEEERADGEPPHLRIAAARLVIKDTAPVTWEIAHQAGQDPAELADDEFFAYGVDAGTGCFYDAACDESFPDCVGDKGPLWDAFDAGGDAGLGPHTITAPDTGHNLIAFMSGWGDGAYPTWVGRDTDGDVTCFVTDFFVVPSEDERVAG; translated from the coding sequence ATGCCCATGCCCGCCCCCGATTTCTCCTGGCACTTCACACCGGGCAACCGGTTCGAGGAGGAGGGCGGACAGGCCGGCACGATGTCCGTGATCCCGGCAGGCGAGCTGTGGCTGCCCACGGGCAGGGTCGTGGCCTGCGACCCCTTCGTCTCGCTCGGCACCGGCGAGTCCGAGCCGTTCACCGCTGAGGTCCCGCCCGGCCGTTACCGCGTGGAGTGCGCCGTCGCCACGATCACCGAATTCGAGGAGGAGCGGGCCGACGGCGAGCCGCCGCACCTGCGGATCGCCGCCGCCCGCCTGGTGATCAAGGACACGGCGCCCGTCACCTGGGAGATCGCCCACCAGGCGGGCCAGGACCCGGCGGAGCTCGCCGACGACGAGTTCTTCGCCTACGGCGTCGACGCCGGTACCGGCTGCTTCTACGACGCCGCCTGCGACGAGTCCTTCCCCGACTGTGTGGGCGACAAGGGCCCGCTCTGGGACGCCTTCGACGCCGGTGGCGACGCCGGGCTCGGCCCGCACACGATCACCGCCCCCGACACCGGCCACAACCTGATCGCCTTCATGTCCGGCTGGGGCGACGGCGCCTATCCGACCTGGGTCGGCCGGGACACGGACGGCGATGTCACGTGTTTCGTCACCGACTTCTTCGTCGTCCCCTCGGAGGACGAGCGCGTCGCGGGCTGA
- a CDS encoding SCO4226 family nickel-binding protein: MSEFMDVHRGMKGITNDQLMEAHRADLAIEGEEGVHFKNAWADPETGTVYCLSEGPSADAVQRVHERTGHPADEIHPVPLTV; this comes from the coding sequence ATGAGCGAGTTCATGGACGTACACCGCGGGATGAAGGGCATCACGAATGATCAGTTGATGGAGGCGCACCGCGCGGACCTCGCGATCGAGGGCGAGGAGGGCGTGCACTTCAAGAACGCGTGGGCGGACCCGGAGACGGGCACCGTGTACTGCCTGTCCGAAGGCCCCTCCGCGGACGCCGTGCAGCGTGTCCACGAGCGCACGGGCCACCCCGCCGACGAGATCCACCCGGTACCTCTCACTGTGTGA
- a CDS encoding HAD family hydrolase: protein MPIRAVLWDLDDTIFDYASADRVGMSKHLAHEGLPEGYESLEQALVAWRAITDVQWARFAAGETDFQGQRRDRVRAFLSARDMTDADADAWFGRHVRHYEAAWSLFPDAVPVLDLLAHDYRHGILSNSSIHNQERKLRTLGVRDRFEAVVCAVEIGISKPEAGAFLAACEAMELAPHEVAYVGDQPDIDARGAVEAGLTGIWLDRAGLGGRPELMRITGLDELPVLLRADTRFGAPSTFG from the coding sequence ATGCCGATCCGAGCCGTGCTCTGGGACCTCGACGACACGATCTTCGACTACGCGAGCGCCGACCGCGTCGGCATGAGCAAGCACCTCGCGCACGAGGGCCTGCCCGAGGGATACGAGAGCCTCGAGCAGGCCCTTGTCGCATGGCGGGCGATCACGGACGTCCAGTGGGCCCGGTTCGCCGCGGGCGAGACCGATTTCCAGGGGCAGCGGCGCGACCGGGTGCGTGCGTTCCTCTCCGCCCGGGACATGACCGACGCGGACGCGGACGCCTGGTTCGGCCGGCACGTCAGGCACTACGAGGCGGCCTGGTCCCTCTTCCCCGACGCGGTGCCCGTTCTGGACCTCCTCGCCCATGACTATCGTCACGGGATCCTGTCGAATTCGAGCATCCACAACCAGGAGCGCAAGCTGCGCACGCTCGGCGTGCGGGACCGTTTCGAGGCCGTCGTGTGCGCGGTGGAGATCGGGATCTCCAAGCCGGAGGCAGGGGCCTTCCTGGCCGCCTGCGAGGCCATGGAACTGGCTCCGCACGAGGTCGCGTACGTGGGGGACCAGCCGGACATCGACGCCCGTGGCGCCGTCGAGGCCGGACTCACCGGCATCTGGCTGGACCGCGCGGGGCTCGGCGGGCGTCCCGAGCTGATGAGGATCACCGGTCTCGACGAGCTTCCGGTCCTGCTCCGCGCCGATACCCGTTTTGGAGCGCCGTCCACCTTCGGGTAA
- a CDS encoding DUF742 domain-containing protein, with product MTPPPASHDPYGTSVDAYGDEGDQPLVRPYAMTGGRTRPRYQLAIEALVSTTADPALLAGLLPEHQRICHLCREVKSVAEISALLSMPLGVARILVADLAEAGMVAIHQPGNGEAGGTPDVTLLERVLSGLRKL from the coding sequence ATGACCCCGCCACCCGCCTCTCACGATCCGTACGGTACGTCGGTAGACGCGTACGGGGACGAGGGCGACCAGCCGCTGGTACGTCCGTACGCCATGACCGGCGGCCGGACCCGGCCGCGCTACCAGCTCGCCATCGAGGCGCTGGTCAGCACGACGGCCGATCCGGCCCTGCTCGCCGGGTTGCTTCCCGAGCACCAGCGGATCTGCCATCTGTGCCGGGAGGTCAAGTCCGTAGCCGAGATCTCGGCGCTGCTGTCGATGCCGCTCGGTGTCGCGCGGATCCTCGTCGCCGACCTGGCGGAGGCCGGCATGGTGGCCATTCACCAGCCGGGCAACGGAGAGGCCGGCGGCACGCCGGATGTGACACTGCTCGAAAGGGTGCTCAGTGGACTTCGGAAGCTCTAG
- a CDS encoding roadblock/LC7 domain-containing protein translates to MSQAAQNLNWLITNFVDNTPGVSHTVVVSADGLLLAMSEGFPRDRADQLAAVASGLTSLTAGASRIFEGGPVSQTVVEMERGFLFLMSVSDGSSLAVLAHPDCDIGLVGYEMALLVDRAGSVLTPDLRAELQGSLLH, encoded by the coding sequence ATGAGCCAGGCGGCGCAGAATCTGAACTGGTTGATCACCAACTTCGTGGACAACACCCCAGGGGTGTCGCACACGGTGGTGGTCTCCGCCGACGGTCTTCTGCTGGCGATGTCAGAAGGTTTCCCGCGCGACCGCGCCGATCAGCTGGCGGCCGTGGCCTCCGGTCTGACGTCGCTGACCGCGGGTGCCTCCCGGATCTTCGAAGGCGGTCCGGTGAGCCAGACGGTCGTGGAGATGGAACGGGGGTTCCTCTTCCTCATGTCCGTCTCCGACGGGTCCTCGCTGGCCGTGCTCGCGCACCCCGACTGCGACATCGGCCTCGTGGGCTACGAGATGGCGCTCCTCGTGGACCGTGCGGGCAGCGTCCTCACTCCGGACCTGCGCGCCGAGCTCCAGGGAAGCCTTCTGCACTGA
- the gltX gene encoding glutamate--tRNA ligase, with amino-acid sequence MANGSVRVRFCPSPTGNPHVGLVRTALFNWAYARHTGGTMVFRIEDTDAARDSEESYNQLLDSMRWLGLDWDEGPEVGGPHAPYRQSQRMDIYRDVAEKLLAGGYAYHCYCTALELEARRDAARAAGRPSGYDGKCRTLSAEQKAAYDAEGRESIVRFKMPEEPITFTDLVRGELTFTPDNVPDYGIVRANGAPLYTLVNPVDDALMEITHVLRGEDLLSSTPRQIALYKALIELGIAKEIPSFAHLPYVMGEGNKKLSKRDPQASLNLYRERGFLPEGLLNYLSLLGWSFSADQDIFTIPEMVAKFDLADVNANPARFDLKKAEAINADHIRMLDVKAFTEACEPWLKAPHANWAPENFDRAAWEAIAPHAQTRLTVLSDITANVDFLFLDEPVEDEASWTKAMKGDPAALLTTARARLEGADWTSPESLKEAVLAAGEEHGLKLGKAQAPVRVAVTGRTVGLPLFESLEILGKDRTLARIDAALAKLAA; translated from the coding sequence GTGGCTAACGGCTCCGTCCGCGTACGTTTCTGTCCCTCCCCGACCGGCAACCCCCATGTGGGCCTGGTCCGCACCGCCCTGTTCAACTGGGCCTACGCCCGGCACACCGGCGGCACCATGGTCTTCCGCATCGAGGACACCGACGCGGCCCGTGACTCGGAGGAGTCCTACAACCAGCTGCTCGACTCGATGCGCTGGCTCGGGCTCGACTGGGACGAGGGCCCCGAGGTCGGCGGCCCGCACGCGCCCTACCGCCAGTCGCAGCGGATGGACATCTACCGGGACGTCGCCGAGAAGCTGCTGGCCGGCGGATACGCCTACCACTGCTACTGCACGGCCCTGGAGCTCGAGGCCCGCCGCGACGCCGCCCGCGCCGCCGGCCGGCCCTCCGGCTACGACGGCAAGTGCCGCACGCTGAGCGCCGAGCAGAAGGCGGCGTACGACGCCGAGGGCCGCGAGTCGATCGTCCGCTTCAAGATGCCCGAGGAGCCGATCACCTTCACGGACCTCGTCCGCGGCGAACTGACCTTCACCCCGGACAACGTCCCCGATTACGGCATCGTCCGCGCCAACGGCGCCCCGCTCTACACGCTCGTCAACCCGGTCGACGACGCGCTGATGGAGATCACCCACGTCCTGCGCGGCGAGGACCTGCTGTCCTCCACCCCGCGGCAGATCGCGCTCTACAAGGCGCTGATCGAGCTCGGCATCGCCAAGGAGATCCCCTCCTTCGCGCACCTGCCGTACGTGATGGGCGAGGGCAACAAGAAGCTCTCCAAGCGCGACCCGCAGGCGTCCCTCAACCTCTACCGGGAGCGCGGCTTCCTTCCCGAGGGTCTGCTGAACTACCTGTCCCTGCTGGGCTGGTCCTTCTCGGCCGACCAGGACATCTTCACGATCCCGGAGATGGTCGCGAAGTTCGATCTCGCGGACGTCAACGCCAACCCGGCCCGCTTCGACCTGAAGAAGGCCGAGGCGATCAACGCCGACCACATCCGGATGCTCGACGTGAAGGCGTTCACCGAGGCCTGTGAGCCATGGCTGAAGGCCCCGCACGCCAACTGGGCGCCGGAGAACTTCGACCGCGCCGCCTGGGAGGCCATCGCCCCCCACGCCCAGACCCGGCTGACGGTCCTCTCCGACATCACGGCGAACGTGGACTTCCTCTTCCTCGACGAGCCCGTCGAGGACGAGGCGTCCTGGACCAAGGCGATGAAGGGCGACCCGGCGGCCCTGCTCACCACCGCCCGCGCCCGGCTCGAGGGCGCCGACTGGACCAGCCCCGAGTCCCTCAAGGAGGCCGTCCTGGCCGCCGGTGAGGAGCACGGCCTGAAGCTCGGCAAGGCGCAGGCCCCGGTCCGCGTCGCGGTGACCGGCCGCACGGTCGGCCTGCCCCTCTTCGAGTCCCTGGAGATCCTGGGCAAGGACAGGACCCTGGCCCGTATCGACGCGGCGCTGGCGAAGCTCGCCGCGTAA
- a CDS encoding fumarylacetoacetate hydrolase family protein, with protein MRIARFSIDGNVAFGAVEDGPDGLVLDIIKGIPYADFELSGTKVPLSKVRLLPPVLPNKVVAIGRNYAEHAAELGNEVPDVPVAFFKPTTSVIGSGDAIEYPSFSNELHHEAELAVVIGRMCREVPRERVKDVIFGYTCANDVTARDAQKREKQWARAKGFDTSCPLGPWVETSLDAADVTIQCTVNGEQRQLGRTSEMVRSVEDLIVHITEAMTLLPGDVVLTGTPAGVGPLNVGDEVAVTIEGIGTLTNKVIKRG; from the coding sequence GTGCGCATCGCCAGGTTCTCCATCGACGGCAATGTCGCCTTCGGCGCGGTCGAGGACGGCCCAGACGGCCTCGTCCTCGACATCATCAAGGGCATTCCGTACGCCGACTTCGAGCTCTCCGGGACCAAGGTCCCGCTGAGCAAGGTCCGTCTGCTGCCGCCCGTGCTCCCCAACAAGGTCGTGGCCATCGGCCGCAACTACGCGGAGCACGCGGCGGAGCTCGGCAACGAGGTCCCCGACGTACCCGTCGCCTTCTTCAAGCCCACCACCTCGGTGATCGGCTCCGGTGACGCCATCGAGTACCCGTCGTTCTCCAACGAGCTGCACCACGAGGCCGAGCTCGCCGTCGTCATCGGCCGGATGTGCCGTGAGGTCCCGCGCGAACGCGTCAAGGACGTCATCTTCGGCTACACCTGCGCCAACGACGTCACCGCGCGCGACGCGCAGAAGCGCGAGAAGCAGTGGGCCAGGGCCAAGGGGTTCGACACCTCCTGCCCGCTCGGTCCCTGGGTGGAGACGAGCCTCGACGCGGCCGACGTGACGATCCAGTGCACCGTCAACGGCGAGCAGCGCCAGCTGGGCCGCACCAGCGAGATGGTCCGGTCCGTCGAGGACCTGATCGTGCACATCACCGAGGCCATGACGCTGCTCCCGGGCGACGTCGTCCTCACGGGCACCCCCGCGGGGGTGGGCCCGCTCAACGTCGGCGACGAGGTCGCCGTCACCATCGAAGGTATCGGCACTCTCACCAACAAGGTGATCAAGCGTGGCTAA
- the ndgR gene encoding IclR family transcriptional regulator NdgR, with translation MDNSSGVGVLDKAALVLSALESGPATLAGLVAATGLARPTAHRLAVALEHHRMVARDMQGRFILGPRLAELAAAAGEDRLLATAGPVLTHLRDVTGESAQLYRRQGDMRICVAAAERLSGLRDTVPVGSTLTMKAGSSAQILMAWEEPERLHRGLQGARFTATALSGVRRRGWAQSIGEREPGVASVSAPVRGPSNRVVAAVSVSGPIERLTRHPGRMHAQAVIDAAARLSEALRRNG, from the coding sequence ATGGACAACTCTAGCGGCGTCGGCGTCCTCGACAAGGCGGCCCTTGTCTTGAGCGCCCTGGAGTCCGGTCCGGCCACCCTCGCGGGGCTGGTCGCGGCCACCGGACTCGCACGACCCACGGCACATCGCCTGGCCGTGGCACTGGAGCACCACCGTATGGTGGCGCGGGACATGCAGGGCCGGTTCATCCTCGGCCCGCGGCTGGCGGAGCTCGCCGCCGCGGCGGGCGAGGACCGGCTGCTCGCGACGGCCGGGCCGGTACTCACGCATCTGCGCGACGTGACCGGCGAGAGCGCGCAGCTCTACCGCCGGCAGGGAGACATGCGGATCTGCGTCGCGGCGGCCGAGCGGCTGTCCGGACTGCGGGACACCGTGCCCGTCGGCTCCACGCTCACCATGAAGGCCGGCTCCTCGGCCCAGATCCTGATGGCCTGGGAGGAGCCGGAGCGCCTGCACCGGGGCCTCCAGGGCGCGCGCTTCACGGCGACCGCCCTGTCCGGCGTCCGGCGCCGGGGCTGGGCCCAGTCGATCGGCGAGCGCGAGCCGGGCGTCGCGTCCGTCTCCGCGCCCGTGCGCGGCCCCTCCAACCGCGTGGTCGCCGCCGTCTCGGTCTCCGGACCGATCGAGCGCCTGACCCGCCACCCGGGCCGTATGCACGCCCAGGCGGTCATCGACGCCGCCGCCCGCCTGAGCGAGGCCCTGCGCCGCAACGGCTGA